One stretch of Narcine bancroftii isolate sNarBan1 chromosome 8, sNarBan1.hap1, whole genome shotgun sequence DNA includes these proteins:
- the nkrf gene encoding NF-kappa-B-repressing factor isoform X3, translated as MAEGIDVDDIGSSEFVPGSTTNKRSNSDNGENPTAKRKPPSFRPRFRFEPVAFVSSSSKDEEDGKKKSNQSDKPRRWADLDEDVLPLNSLTNSEEKSVKVESSPTDGKTNPSGKSSNGPLPPVSSENSSSFDYDSLYKSIFTEANENKTGNCINGITCLSTYMSKIQQNYSAKYEAYHSNPSSDLYPTMRGPDFSKTPVGNKQGYKGLGFTQTKKSKSRKSSKKNASKSVLPEPLQPLSSKSSSGGFSPSAVKSRQTFFNMLQISVSRKLSSLGGFSNQLNHSDVLSSCIQTCKTNPQYFYVSLKEIPPADVPKNKKVLTDGYACELRCQGVYLSTGYAGSKIGARDRASEQALKLFLKDVVVEVVKRKCKSSCIDDLILCEKNTPRNDIPPALKKPDEKIPSKDPANKGSETNKQNTRHSKDVKKKNWMEFVILETAKNAVCILNNSAQFNRMTVDYKFQLTPSQVWQCRVFIEDHFIAEAYGTKKLVKHTAAEKALSILRETQPIVKSSKPGNSGTAISRNAILGRSTEEALKQKITEDNIGNQLLRKMGWKGGGLGKEGEGIAEPITVKEQFKREGLGLEMNKSGSKLNKRDIEDLIKNYARSEKQEELTFSKELTNEERMQIHQMAAKYGLKSKSYGKGKERYLVVSRKVRVDDIMNQLAQEGQVGRFELVVPGSSN; from the exons ATGGCAGAAGGTATTGATGTTGATGATATAGGATCATCTGAGTTTGTTCCAGGAAGCACAACCAACAAAAGATCCAATTCTGACAATG GTGAAAATCCAACAGCAAAGCGGAAACCTCCTTCATTCCGTCCCAGATTTCGATTTGAGCCGGTGGCCTTTGTTAGCAGCAGCAGTAAGGACGAAGAGGACGGAAAGAAAAAGTCAAATCAGTCAGACAAGCCTCGAAGGTGGGCGGATTTAGATGAAGATGTTCTCCCACTAAATTCTCTGACTAACTCTGAGGAGAAGTCTGTGAAAGTGGAATCTTCTCCCACAGATGGAAAAACAAATCCATCTGGCAAAAGTTCAAATGGGCCCCTGCCTCCTGTCTCCTCTGAGAATTCTTCTTCATTTGATTATGACTCTTTGTACAAAAGCATCTTCACAGAAGCAAATGAAAACAAAACTGGAAATTGCATTAATGGGATAACCTGTTTAAGCACCTATATGTCTAAAATACAACAGAACTATTCGGCAAAATATGAGGCTTATCATTCCAATCCCTCATCAGATCTTTATCCAACTATGAGAGGGCCGGACTTTTCTAAGACGCCAGTTGGCAACAAACAGGGCTACAAGGGCCTGGGTTTTACACAGACCAAAAAGTCAAAAAGTAGAAAATCTTCCAAGAAAAATGCCAGCAAATCAGTCCTTCCTGAACCTCTGCAACCTTTGTCAAGCAAGTCTTCATCAGGTGGGTTTTCGCCCTCTGCAGTGAAGAGCCGACAGACTTTTTTTAACATGCTCCAGATATCAGTGTCGAGAAAACTTAGTTCACTCGGAGGCTTCAGTAATCAGTTGAACCACAGTGATGTGCTGAGCAGCTGTATTCAAACATGTAAAACAAACCCTCAGTATTTCTATGTCTCGCTGAAGGAGATCCCTCCTGCTGATGTACCAAAAAACAAGAAAGTCTTGACAGATGGCTATGCTTGTGAATTGAGATGTCAGGGTGTTTACTTATCTACAGGTTATGCTGGCAGCAAAATTGGAGCTCGGGATAGGGCCTCTGAACAAGCCTTAAAGTTGTTTCTGAAGGATGTGGTGGTTGAGGTGGTGAAACGCAAATGTAAAAGCAGTTGCATTGATGATCTAATATTGTGTGAAAAAAACACACCTCGAAATGACATCCCACCTGCTCTCAAAAAGCCAGATGAAAAAATACCGAGCAAAGATCCAGCCAATAAAGGAAGTGAAACAAATAAACAGAACACCCGACATTCGAAGGATGTCAAAAAGAAGAACTGGATGGAATTTGTCATCTTGGAGACGgcaaaaaatgctgtgtgcattcTGAACAATTCAGCTCAATTTAATAGAATGACCGTGGATTACAAGTTCCAGCTAACCCCCAGTCAAGTTTGGCAGTGCCGTGTTTTTATAGAAGACCATTTCATTGCTGAGGCTTATGGAACCAAAAAGCTGGTAAAGCATACAGCGGCAGAGAAGGCTTTAAGTATACTGAGAGAAACACAGCCAATTGTTAAGTCAAGCAAGCCAGGAAATTCTGGTACAGCCATCTCTCGTAATGCAATTCTTGGACGTTCCACGGAAGAAGCTCTTAAACAAAAAATCACTGAAGACAACATTGGCAATCAGCTTTTACGGAAAATGGGCTGGAAAGGGGGCGGTTTAGGAAAAGAGGGTGAGGGTATTGCGGAGCCAATCACTGTAAAAGAACAATTTAAGAGGGAGGGTTTGGGTTTAGAAATGAATAAGAGTGGTTCTAAATTAAACAAACGAGATATAGAGGATCTTATAAAAAATTATGCCCGTTCAGAGAAGCAGGAGGAGCTGACCTTTTCCAAAGAGCTGACCAATGAAGAGCGTATGCAAATCCACCAAATGGCTGCCAAATATGGTCTCAAGAGTAAATCCTACGGGAAAGGAAAGGAGCGCTATTTGGTTGTAAGCAGAAAAGTGCGTGTAGACGATATTATGAATCAACTTGCACAGGAAGGACAGGTTGGACGATTTGAATTGGTAGTGCCGGGCTCTTCAAATTGA
- the nkrf gene encoding NF-kappa-B-repressing factor isoform X2, which produces MAAGVDSLTRPKRQLAEEAERYRGPSESDRHWHIRRQFIVRHMQDYPGSRTDQLLALSMVWTNHVFLGCRYSSDLLERVFQMAEGIDVDDIGSSEFVPGSTTNKRSNSDNGENPTAKRKPPSFRPRFRFEPVAFVSSSSKDEEDGKKKSNQSDKPRRWADLDEDVLPLNSLTNSEEKSVKVESSPTDGKTNPSGKSSNGPLPPVSSENSSSFDYDSLYKSIFTEANENKTGNCINGITCLSTYMSKIQQNYSAKYEAYHSNPSSDLYPTMRGPDFSKTPVGNKQGYKGLGFTQTKKSKSRKSSKKNASKSVLPEPLQPLSSKSSSGGFSPSAVKSRQTFFNMLQISVSRKLSSLGGFSNQLNHSDVLSSCIQTCKTNPQYFYVSLKEIPPADVPKNKKVLTDGYACELRCQGVYLSTGYAGSKIGARDRASEQALKLFLKDVVVEVVKRKCKSSCIDDLILCEKNTPRNDIPPALKKPDEKIPSKDPANKGSETNKQNTRHSKDVKKKNWMEFVILETAKNAVCILNNSAQFNRMTVDYKFQLTPSQVWQCRVFIEDHFIAEAYGTKKLVKHTAAEKALSILRETQPIVKSSKPGNSGTAISRNAILGRSTEEALKQKITEDNIGNQLLRKMGWKGGGLGKEGEGIAEPITVKEQFKREGLGLEMNKSGSKLNKRDIEDLIKNYARSEKQEELTFSKELTNEERMQIHQMAAKYGLKSKSYGKGKERYLVVSRKVRVDDIMNQLAQEGQVGRFELVVPGSSN; this is translated from the exons aTACAGCTCAGACCTTTTGGAAAGAGTCTTTCAAATGGCAGAAGGTATTGATGTTGATGATATAGGATCATCTGAGTTTGTTCCAGGAAGCACAACCAACAAAAGATCCAATTCTGACAATG GTGAAAATCCAACAGCAAAGCGGAAACCTCCTTCATTCCGTCCCAGATTTCGATTTGAGCCGGTGGCCTTTGTTAGCAGCAGCAGTAAGGACGAAGAGGACGGAAAGAAAAAGTCAAATCAGTCAGACAAGCCTCGAAGGTGGGCGGATTTAGATGAAGATGTTCTCCCACTAAATTCTCTGACTAACTCTGAGGAGAAGTCTGTGAAAGTGGAATCTTCTCCCACAGATGGAAAAACAAATCCATCTGGCAAAAGTTCAAATGGGCCCCTGCCTCCTGTCTCCTCTGAGAATTCTTCTTCATTTGATTATGACTCTTTGTACAAAAGCATCTTCACAGAAGCAAATGAAAACAAAACTGGAAATTGCATTAATGGGATAACCTGTTTAAGCACCTATATGTCTAAAATACAACAGAACTATTCGGCAAAATATGAGGCTTATCATTCCAATCCCTCATCAGATCTTTATCCAACTATGAGAGGGCCGGACTTTTCTAAGACGCCAGTTGGCAACAAACAGGGCTACAAGGGCCTGGGTTTTACACAGACCAAAAAGTCAAAAAGTAGAAAATCTTCCAAGAAAAATGCCAGCAAATCAGTCCTTCCTGAACCTCTGCAACCTTTGTCAAGCAAGTCTTCATCAGGTGGGTTTTCGCCCTCTGCAGTGAAGAGCCGACAGACTTTTTTTAACATGCTCCAGATATCAGTGTCGAGAAAACTTAGTTCACTCGGAGGCTTCAGTAATCAGTTGAACCACAGTGATGTGCTGAGCAGCTGTATTCAAACATGTAAAACAAACCCTCAGTATTTCTATGTCTCGCTGAAGGAGATCCCTCCTGCTGATGTACCAAAAAACAAGAAAGTCTTGACAGATGGCTATGCTTGTGAATTGAGATGTCAGGGTGTTTACTTATCTACAGGTTATGCTGGCAGCAAAATTGGAGCTCGGGATAGGGCCTCTGAACAAGCCTTAAAGTTGTTTCTGAAGGATGTGGTGGTTGAGGTGGTGAAACGCAAATGTAAAAGCAGTTGCATTGATGATCTAATATTGTGTGAAAAAAACACACCTCGAAATGACATCCCACCTGCTCTCAAAAAGCCAGATGAAAAAATACCGAGCAAAGATCCAGCCAATAAAGGAAGTGAAACAAATAAACAGAACACCCGACATTCGAAGGATGTCAAAAAGAAGAACTGGATGGAATTTGTCATCTTGGAGACGgcaaaaaatgctgtgtgcattcTGAACAATTCAGCTCAATTTAATAGAATGACCGTGGATTACAAGTTCCAGCTAACCCCCAGTCAAGTTTGGCAGTGCCGTGTTTTTATAGAAGACCATTTCATTGCTGAGGCTTATGGAACCAAAAAGCTGGTAAAGCATACAGCGGCAGAGAAGGCTTTAAGTATACTGAGAGAAACACAGCCAATTGTTAAGTCAAGCAAGCCAGGAAATTCTGGTACAGCCATCTCTCGTAATGCAATTCTTGGACGTTCCACGGAAGAAGCTCTTAAACAAAAAATCACTGAAGACAACATTGGCAATCAGCTTTTACGGAAAATGGGCTGGAAAGGGGGCGGTTTAGGAAAAGAGGGTGAGGGTATTGCGGAGCCAATCACTGTAAAAGAACAATTTAAGAGGGAGGGTTTGGGTTTAGAAATGAATAAGAGTGGTTCTAAATTAAACAAACGAGATATAGAGGATCTTATAAAAAATTATGCCCGTTCAGAGAAGCAGGAGGAGCTGACCTTTTCCAAAGAGCTGACCAATGAAGAGCGTATGCAAATCCACCAAATGGCTGCCAAATATGGTCTCAAGAGTAAATCCTACGGGAAAGGAAAGGAGCGCTATTTGGTTGTAAGCAGAAAAGTGCGTGTAGACGATATTATGAATCAACTTGCACAGGAAGGACAGGTTGGACGATTTGAATTGGTAGTGCCGGGCTCTTCAAATTGA